The genomic stretch ACCACGCGCCCCAGACGCCGGTGCTGAAGGCCAGGATGAGACTGATGCCGGGACTGGCCAGCATCAGGAGCAGCTGCCAGCGCACACCAGCCCAGAAGAGCATCGCAAAGCACACGCCGATGAAGACGATGCCCGTGCCCAGGTCCGGCTGCTTCATCACGAGCAGCCACGGCACGCCCACCACCAGCAGCGGCTTCCAGAGATCGATGAGCGACGTGATGCTTTCGCGCTGCGCCGCGAGCACGCGCGCGAGCATGAGAATCGTGGCGAGCTTGGCCAACTCTGACGGTTGTCCGATGCGCACGCCACCGATGGCCAACCATCCCTTCACGCTCGCCGCCGTACCGGAGCCGGTGCCTACGAAGAGCACGAGCACGAGCATCGCACAGCTCACCGCATAGAGCGGCCACGCCGTCCATTCGATCAGCCGCACGGAGCCGCGCGTCACCACCCAGGTCGCTGCGAGGGCGACGCCAAAGAACGCGAGCTGCCGCTCCCAGGCGGTGGCGATGGTCCGGCTCGGCCCATCGATCTGGCCGGCGGAGAAGACCATGGCGATCCCGAAGCCGGTCAACAGCAGCGCGATGAGCAGCAACGGAAAGTCGATACTCTGGCGCCGCAGCACACTGATGTTGGCCATGCGTCGCTCCGCTCAGTCGTTGGTGACAGTCGTCATGGACAACCGAACCTTCAGGAATCGCTCCATCAGCTTGGTGGCGACCTTCGCCGCCGCCGAGCCATGCAACCCCTCTTCGATCAGCACCGCCAGCACGATCTTCGGCTTGTCCGCCGGCGCATAGCCCACAAACCAGGCGTTGTCCTTCTGGCCGCCGACCTGCGCGGTGCCGGTCTTGCCGGCGATGGTGAGCCCCTTGATCTGGGCCCCCGCCGCCGTACCGCGGGACACCACATCCGCGAGCGCATCCTGCAGCCCCTGCAACTGCTCGGGCTTGAGGTTGAGGATCTGCTTGCGCTCCGGGGTCCGCGCCACGATCTGCGGCGTGGCGGCCGCGCCATCGGTAGCGAGGGCCGTGTAGAAGCGGGCCATGCTGAGCGGCGTCTGCGCATCATCGGCCTGGCCGATCGCGAGACTCAGAACGACCGACTTGTTCCATCCGCGCGGCCCGTACTTCTTGTCGAAGTACGCCACACCGTCGGGCCAGGTCGGTTTGCGTTCGTTCGGGAGGTCCACCCCGGTGCTGTCACCAAAGCCCAGCTTCACGCCGCCGGCGAGCAGCTTGGCGAGTCCGATCTTGAGCCCGAGCTGGTAGAAGTACACGTCGCACGACTTGGCGATCGCCTGCGCGAGCGTGATGTCGCCGTGGCCCTTGTGGTCCCAGCATTTGAACTGGCGGCCGTAGTAGTACGAGCCCGTGCAGGGCTGTTCCATCCGCGAGTCCATCGTGACCAGCCCCATCTGGAGCCCCATCGCCGCCGTCGCCAGCTTGAACGTGGACGCCGGCGCATACCGGCCACTCAGCGCGCGGTTCACCATGGGCCGATGCGGATTTTCGCGCAGCGCATTGATGAACGACGCGGACGCGCCGCCGATGTACTCGTTCACGTCGTAGCTGGGCGCGCTATAGAGCGCGAGCACGCCACCGGTCTGCGGGTCGAGCGCCACCACGGCGCCGCGGAGCGAGTCGCCAAAGTAGTCGTGCGCGAAACGCTGCAGATCCAGATCGATGTTCGTGCGGAGCGGTGGGGGCGCTTCCGGCTGCTCCTCGGGGCGCACGCCATTGTCGCGCACCACACGATTCTTGGCATCGACCTCCACGAAGCGACGCCCTTCCCGCCCGCGCAACTGGGCTTCGTACTGCTTCTCGATCCCCTGCTTGCCGACCTGCTGCCCCGCCTTGTAGCCCGCGTAGCGGTCGTTCGCCAACTCGTCTTCCGAGATTTCGCCGGTATACCCAACCAGGGCCGCCATGGCCTCGCCATCGGGATAGTAGCGCTTGGGCGAGCTCTGAATGATGAGCCCGGGGAACTCGATACGCCGTTCCTCGAGGACCGAGACGACCTGGAAGCTCGCATCGTTGAAGATCACCGTGGGGCGCGGCTTCGTGCGCCGAAACCGTCGCACCACCAGATCCTGCTGCGAGGAATCGATCGGAATCACCTTGGACAGCGTGCGCAGGGCGCTGCGCAGCGAGTCCTCAGTCGGGCTCAGAATCGAAACGGTGTACCCCGGCAGATTCTCGGCGATGATCTGGCCGTTGCGATCGTAGATCGTGCCGCGCGCGCCCGGGAGTGGTACCTCGCGCAAACGGTTCGACTCCGACTGCAGCACGTATTCTTCGTTCTGCAGTACCTGCGCGCGGAAGAACGCCCCGGCCAGGGCCACGAAGGCGGCGACCAGCAGCACCCGGGCTACCCGAGCGCGCCGAAGGACGGAATTCGGATGGTAGCTCACGCGTCGAGCACCACGTCAGGTCACCGCGGGGCGATACAGCGGACGGAACAGCGTGAGCAGCAGCAGCGCCACCAGCGCTGTGGCCGCCGCCGACAGCGGAGACCAGAGCAACAGCGTCACCAGCATCGACGCACCGCCTTTGGTGCCGACCAGCAGCGTCATCGCCACGTCGAACAGCCACTTGCCCCCAAAGAGGAACAACGCCGTCAGCGACAGATTGTCGGCGAAGAACACCGCCTTGAGCCAGGACGCGCCGAAGCCCAGCAGCGTGAGCACCAGCGTGGCCGCGCCGAAACTGCCGGGTGCCAACGCATCCAGCGCGATTCCGAGAAGAAAACCGGTGACCGCCGCGAACCCGGAGCGCATCCGCACCGCGGCGAACAGGAGCGCGATCAGCGCGAAGTCCACCGCCACCGGCCCGGTGAACAGCGGGCGCACGGCGAAATGCGCGACGAGGAGCAGCCCGAAGCCGAGCCACGCCCGCACCGCGCTGCCGATTCCCGACGGGGCCGTGGGTTGCCGACGCATCACCGCAGCTCCGGCGCTGGCGGTGGGCCCGGCCGAACCGGGGGTTTGATCGAGTCACGCCGGGGGGCCGCCGGTGCGGAAACCGGCGGCTTCACCACGGGCCGCACACTGTCGGCCTTCACCGGGGGACGGTTCCCCAGCCCACCGCCAATCGTATCGGCCGCGGCGAGGCTGTCCGCCGCCTGCGCGTCGAGCGCGGCGCGTCGGGCCGCGAGTTCGTCGAAGGCCGCCTTGCGGGCGAGCGAATCGCCCGCCTGCGCGACGGCGCGCGCAGCACTGTCGGCCGCAGCGACAGTGGTCCACACGCCGTTCACCCCACGCTGCGCCCGCGCGGGCAGCATGACCAGCACCGGGCCAATCGCCTCCGGCAGCACCGACGGCTTGAGCAGATAGGTGCGCGCCCACTTCTCCGGCGTGGTGATCTCCCCGAGCACGGTCCCGATCGGAATGCCGCGTGGATACGTCGCCCCCAGCCCCGAGCTCACGACCAGGGTGCCGCTGTCGAGTTTGGCCCGGAACGGGACGCCGCGCATCTCCAGCAGCCACCGTTCGGCGCCGCTCCCGAGATGCGGTTGCACGATGCCGAACGCATTCTGGTCCACGCTCATCGCGCTGACGCGAAAGTCGGGGTGCGCCCAGGTGATGGCGTAGCTGGTCGTCGCATCCACACTCTCGACCATCCCCACGAGCCCATCGGCGGTCACCACCGGCTGAAATGGCGCAATGCCGGTCTGCGCGCCCGCTGTCAACGCGATGGTGAACTCATCACCCCCCGGCGCGGGCAACAGCTCGGCGGGCACGAAGCCATCCTGCAGGCGCGCTGCGAGCCCCAGCAGCTTGCGCAGCGTCGCGTTCTCATCGGCAACCGCGCGCACACTGAGCGTGTCGATGGCGCCGCGACCGCGCGCCATGAGCACGGCATTGCGGGACGTGACGGCGGCGCGGACGGTGGCCGCCTGACCTTCCAGTGTCACCAGCGGAGCGAGCACGCGCGTGCGCAACGTGCTCGCGAGCTGTTCGCGCGATCTGCGCGGGGCAATCAGGGCCAGGATTGCGAGGGCGACACACGCGACCACGAGCGCGGTGTCGAGGCGTCCCTCACCACGTGCGCGACGGGCCACCGCCGATCACGTGGTAAGAACGGACCAGTACTTCTCCTCGTCGTCGAGGATCTTGCCGGTGCCGCGCACCACGCACGTGAGCGGATCGTCGTCCACGTGAATCGGCAACCCGGTCTCCTGCGAGAGGAGTACATCGAGCCCGCGAATGAGCGCGCCGCCACCGGTCATCACGATGCCGCGATCGACGATGTCCGACGCGAGTTCCGGCGGCGTGGTTTCGAGCGCGCGACGCACGGCGTCCACGATCTGCTGAATGGGCTCCTGCACCGCTTCGCGAATTTCGCTCGAGTGCACACGCACCGTCTTCGGAATGCCCGAGACGAGGTCGCGCCCCTTCACTTCCATCTCGCGCTCTTCACCCACCGGATACGCCGAGCCGATCTGGATCTTGATCTGCTCCGCCGTCGGCTCACCGATCAGCAGGTTGTAGTTCTTGCGCATGAACTGCACGATGCTGATATCGAGCTCGTCACCACCGGTGCGAATGCTCGTATCGCTCACGATGCCGCTCAGCGCGATGACGGCGATTTCGGTCGTGCCGCCGCCGATGTCGATGACCATGTTGCCCGTCGGCGATTCCACCGGCAGCCCCACGCCGATCGCCGCGGCCATCGGCTCGGTCACCATGAAGACTTCCTTCGCCCCGGCACCGAGCGCCGAGTCGCGCACCGCGCGCTTCTCCACTTCGGTGATGCCGCTCGGCACGCACACGATCACGCGCGGCTTCACCTTGAAGACATGCTTGTCGATGACGAGCGTGAGGAAGTAGCGCAGCATCTTTTCCGTCACGTCGAAGTCGGCGATCACGCCGTCCTTCATCGGCCGCACGGCCATGATGCCATCGGGCGTGCGCCCCAACATGCGCTTCGCCTCGAGCCCCACGCCCTTGATCTTCTTCGTCTCGCGATCGAGCGCGACGACCGAGGGCTCGTTGAGCACGATCCCCTCGCCCTTCACGTAGATCAGCGTGTTGGCGGTGCCAAGGTCAACGGCGATGGCATTCGCCGGGAAGAACGAATTCGACTTGCTGAAGGGCCAGAACATCCGGGGAGATCGGGGCGGCGGAGCCGGTACAGGGGGCGTTCGCCTGAAGAGCGCCGGCGGTGCGTGAAGCGGTAAGGTATCGGCGCACGCCAGAGCGGACAAGCTGTTGTGAAACCGTGACCTAGGCCACTGGAACCACCGCCCGTCCGCTCGTCAAACGGTCCCCGGGTCCGGCTACCGATCGGTGGTGACCGGAACCTCGCGCTGGTACCGCGGATCGTGCCGTGCGAAGTCCTCGATTCCCGCGTGCAGCCCCGTGCGCGGACGCCAGCCGAGCGCCCCGCGCGCCTCGCCGATCAGCGGCTGCGCCGACTGGCGGCGATCGGCAATCGGAAACTCCCCGGTGACCCGCACCGGCACATCGGCCCGCGCCACATGCTCCACGGTCGCGATCAGGTCGCGCGTGCGATACGGCGTCGCCCCGCCGAAGGTCATCAACCGCGTCTCGGCGCTGTACAACAGGCGGACGACGCCATCCACGGCATCCTGCACGTGCACGGGCCAGTGGCAGGCGTCGAGCTCGGTGTCCAGCGCGACCTCCTGCTGCCCGACGGCGGCCTCCATCAACTCGCCCACGAGCGAGAGATCGCCCGTGACGGGCATGCGCGGCCCATAGACCTCGAGCAGGCGCGCCATCCCCGCGTGCAGCCCGTGTTCGGCCACGAACCTGTTCACGATGGACTCCGCGGCCATGATGACCGGCAGATCGTCGCGACGGCGCCCGCAGACCGAGGCCAGTACAAAGCGCGCGGAGTGATCGAGCGCGAACGACAGCGCCGCCTGCAAGCTCACCGGAACGATCGGCGCCAGGCCGCTCGGCAACGGGGCCACGTCGGCCATTTCCGTCTGCATCGGCTCGTGCACGTAGAGCACGGCCTGGAATCGGTCATCACGCGATGACCCTTTCCGGTTGGCGCACCATTGGCTGGTCAGCGCATTCAGCAGGAATCGCGCACCGGTTTCGCCAAGGGCGCCGCGCACGATCTCCCGCGCGTCGAGTTCAAAAACGGCATTGCCGTCTTCGATGAGACGCCGGGCGGCGTGGGACGGTACGAAACTGCCGACGGACAGGACGAGCACCTTCATCGACGATCGCCTCCGAGAGGATGAGCAAGCGGACCCATCCATAAGATACCAGCCTCATCTATTACGCCACAAGAATATTCATGCGGAATTGACAACATAGGCCAGCAACGTGACGCCCCCTCTGGGAAACGAGACGGCCCGGGTGCTCGCGAGAGCACCCGGGCCGCCTGGCCAATCCCCGCGGCCGCCGGTGGGGCGGCCCGGCAGGTCAGTTCACGAACGAGGCCGCGTCGGCCAGCGCCATGCCGAAGGCCTCGGCGACGCCCTTATACGTCACCTGACCGGCCGACATGTTGAGCCCCTTGAGGAGCGCGCCGTTGTCCTTGAGCGCCTGCTTCCAGCCCTTGTTCGCCAGTTGCAGCGCGTACGGCAGCGTGGCATTGGTGAGCGCGAGCGTGGACGTGCGCGGCACGGCGCCCGGCATGTTGGCCACGCCGTAGTGGATGATGCCATCCACGACGTACGTCGGGTTCTCGTGCGTCGTCGGCTTGATGGTTTCCACACAGCCGCCCTGATCGACGGCCACGTCCACGATCACCGCGCCCGGACGCATACGCGCGAGATCCGCGCGACGCACGAGCTTGGGTGCCTTCGCGCCCGGAATCAGCACGCCACCGATCACGAGATCGGCCGTGGTGATCTGCTCGAGAATGTTGTGCCGGTTCGAGTGAATCAGCTGCACGTTCGCCGGCATCACGTCCGAGAGATAGCGCAGACGCTCGAGCGAGAGATCGAGCACCACGACCTTGGCCCCGAGACCCGCCGCCATCTTGGCCGCGTTGACGCCCACGATGCCGCCGCCGAGAATGACCACCTTGGCCGGCGCCACGCCCGGCACGCCGCTCAGCAGCACGCCGCGCCCGCCATAGAGCTTCTCGAGGTACTTCGCGCCTTCCTGCACCGCCATGCGGCCGGCGACTTCCGACATCGGGATGAGCAGCGGCAGATCGCGATTCGGCATCTCGACCGTCTCATAGGCGATGCACGTCGCGCCGCTCTTCAGGTGCGCATGCGTGAGCGCTTCGTCGGCCGCGAAGTGGAAGTAGGTGAAGAGCGTGAGGTCCGGGCGCAGGAACTGCCACTCGGCCTGGATCGGCTCCTTCACCTTCATCAGCAATTCGGCCTTGCCCCACGCGGTCGCCGCGTCGGGCACGATCTGGGCACCAACCGCGACGTAGTCGGCGTCTTCGAACCCGCTGCCAATCCCGGCGCCGGTCTCGATGAACACCTCATGGCCTGCGGACACGAGCGCTTCTGCCCCGGCCGGGACGAGCGCGACGCGATTTTCGTTCGTCTTGATCTCTTTGGGTACGCCGATGCGCATGGTGGGATCTCTGGGGAGGTTGGGCGTCAGCGTACGGCCTTGGGGCCGAGACTGACGAGTATCTGTCGATCGGGATCGAAGAAGTCGCGCGCAATCTCGCGCACCTGCTCCTCGGTAATGGCATCGACGAGCGCCATCAGCTCGTCGATGCCACGGTACGGCTCTCCATACAGGGCGGTCGCCGCCGCCCGGTACATCCGCGACGAGACCCCCTCCATGGACAATACCAGCTGTCCACGAAGTTGGCGCTTCCCGGCGGCCAGCTCCTCGGGGGAGAGACCATGCTGGGATACGTCGCGCAGCACCTCGCGCACCGCGTCGAGGGCTTCCTGGGCCGATTCCGGGGCGCTGGCGAGGTACACGCCGCGGGTGCCGGTGTCGGCGAAGGCACTGCTGAAGGTGTGCACGCTGTAGGCGAGCCCGAGCTCCTCCCGGACACGCTGAAACAGCCGGGAGCTCATCCCCCCGCCAATCAGCATGTCGAGGAGGGCAAAGGCGTAGCGCCGCGGATCGCCGTGCGCGATCCCCTGCCCGCCCAGCACCACATGCGTCTGGGCGATGTCCTTGCGCTTCACATGCTCGGCATGGGCGCCCGCCGCTTCGGCCGGATCGAGCGCGAACGGCGTCATGTCCCCCTTGGGGACCGCCATCCATCCGGCCTTGTCGAGCACATCGAGCAGCTGCTCGTGGTCCACACGTCCGGAGGCGGCGACGACCACGCGCCCTGGGTGATAGGCCCGGGCATGCAGCGCCTGCAGGTGCGGGATGTCGAGCGCCTTCACGGTCTCGCGCGTGCCGAGGATCGCGAAGCCGTGGGGATGATCGCCCCACACCGCACGATTGTGCACGTCGAAGATGATGTCGTCGGGCGTATCCTCGACCATGCTGATCTCTTCGAGGATCACCTTGCGCTCGAGCGCGAGGTCCTCGGGACGCAGCAGCGGCGCGAAGATCAGCTCCCCGATCACGTGCGCGGCTTCGCCGAGATGCTCATCGAGCACGCGCGCCTGATACGAGGTGTGCTCGCGCTCCGTATAGGCGTCGAGGGAGCCACCGAGCGTCTCCAGCGACAGCGCGATCTGCTGCGCCGTGCGCGAGCGCGTCCCCTTGAACACCATGTGCTCAAGAAGATGCGACACGCCCATCTCGCTGGCCTGTTCGTGCAGCGTAGCCGCACGCACCCACGCACCGAAAGCAACCGACCGCGCTCCCGGAACAGCTTCCGAGAGCACGGTCAGTCCATTCGGGAGATCCGTGCGGTGCAACGAGGGCGCGACGGCGCCCGAAGCGTCAGCGCCGATCGCGACCACCGCGTCCACCACGCCCACCGCGATCACCACCGCGGTCGCCACGATCCGAACGCTCGCCGCCTTCTTCACGACGCGGGCGCTCTTCCTGCTCCGGCATGCCTTCCGGCTTCGGGAGCAGCGCCTTCATCGAGAGGCGCAGGCGGCCGCGCTCGTCACGATCGACGAGCTTCACGGTGACGCGATCGCCCTTCTTGCAGACATCTTCCGGCTTCTCGACGCGCTCCCAGCGCATCTCGGAGACGTGCAGCAGCGCTTCGGTGCCGGGCATGATCTCGACGAACGCGCCGAAGGCGGTCACGGTCTTCACCGTGCCTTCGTACGTCTCGCCGACCACCGGCTCGGCCGTGATGGCCATGACCATCTGCTTCGCGCGCTCCATGCTCTCGCCGCCAACGGCGGCGATGGTGACCGTGCCATCGTCATCGACGGTGAGCTCGGCGCCGGTCTCTTCCTGGATGCCGCGAATGTTCTTGCCCTTCGGGCCGATGAGCTCGCCGATCTTGTCGACCGGGATCTGCACCGTGATGATGCGCGGCGCGTACTTCGAGAGGTCGCCACGCGGGGCGGCCAGCGCCTTGTCCATCTCGCCGAGGATATGGAGACGGCCTTCCTTCGCCTGCGCGAGGGCCTCTTCCATGATCTTGAGATCGAGCCCTTCGATCTTGATGTCCATCTGGATGGACGTGATGCCATCCTTCGTCCCGGCGACCTTGAAGTCCATGTCACCGAGGTGGTCTTCGGTGCCGAGGATGTCGGTCAGGATCGCGTACTTCTTGCCTTCCTTGATCAGCCCCATCGCCACACCGGCGACGGCCGCCTTCATCGGCACGCCGGCATCGAACAGCGCGAGCGAGCCGCCGCACACCGAGGCCATCGACGACGAGCCGTTCGATTCGAGCACGTCGGAGACGATGCGGATCGTGTACGGGAAGTCGGCGAAGTCGGGGAGCACGCCCTGCAGCGCGCGCTCGGCGAGGTTGCCGTGGCCAATTTCGCGACGGCTGGTGCCGCGCATCGGGCGCACTTCACCGGTCGAGAACGGCGGGAAGTTGTAGTGGAGCATGAACGACCGCGTGACCTCACCCGCCTCCTTGATGGAGTCGAGGCGCTGCGCGTCCTTCGCGGTGCCGAGCGTCGCGGCGACGAGCGCCTGCGTCTGGCCACGCGTGAAGAGCGCCGAGCCATGCGCGCGCGGCAGCACGGTGCTGTCGATGCTGATGGCGCGCACTTCGTTCGGCTTGCGGCCGTCAACGCGGAGATTCGTGTCGAGCACCTGCGCGCGGAGTTCGTTGTACTCCACGTCGCCGAGCACGCTGTGAATGTCCTTCGCGTTGTCGGGGAACTCCACGACGAGCGCTTCGGCCAGGTCCTTCTTGGCCTTCTCGACCGCTTCGATGCGCGTGTGCTTGTCCTTCTGGTTGAGCGCGGCACGGATCACGCTCGACGCGGCGTCCTTCACGCGCGTCGCGACGGCTTCCGGCGTCTCGGCCTTGGTCCACGCCATCTTGGGCTGCTGCACCTTGGCGAGCAGCTCCTTCTGCATGCCGATGAGCTCGCGAATCCCGTCGTGCGAGAGGCGCAGCGACTCGAGCACGTCCTCTTCGGACACTTCGAGCGCGCCGCCTTCCACCATCACGATGGAGTCCTGCGAACCGGCGACCACGAGCTCCATGTCGGAGAACGCGAGCTGCTGGAACGTCGGGTTGAGCACCCAGTGGCCCTGCACGCGACCGACGCGAACGCCGGCGATGGGGCCGAGGAACGGAATCTTCGACGCGTTCAGGGCGAACGAGGCGGCGACGAGCGCCAGCACGTCGGCATCGTTCTCCTGGTCGGCGGAGATGACGTAGATGAAGACCTGGACTTCGTTCTTGAAGCCTTCCGGGAAGAGCGGGCGGATCGAGCGATCGATGATGCGCGCCGCGAGGATCTCATGATCGTGCGGGCGCCCTTCGCGCTTGATGAAGCCGCCCGGGATCTTGCCCGCGGCGTAGGTCTTTTCCTTGTACTCGACCGTGAGGGGGAAGAACGGGAGGGGGCTCTGGTTCTCGCTCACCGTCACGGCGGCGAGGACCATCGTCTCGCCGAAGGTGACGACGGCGGAGCCGGCGGCCTGCTTGGCCATGCGCCCGGTTTCGATCACCAGGGGGCGGCCCGCGAAGGTCCGCTCGATTTTGTGCATCATCTGCTGTTAAGCCTCATGAGAACGCAAATCGCGCGGGAGGCAAGAGGTGCCCCCGCGCGACGACGTGACGATTGCCCGCTTAGTAGCGGATTCCAAGGTCCTGGATGAGCGTGCGGTACTGCTGCACGTCCGTACGCTTCAGATAGTCGAGCAGCCGGCGGCGCTTGCCGATCATCATGCGGAGGCCGCGGCGACCATGATGGTCCTTCGCGTGCGTACGGAAATGACCCGTCAGGTAGTTGATCCGTTCCGTGAGGATCGCGATCTGCACGCGGGTCGAGCCGGTGTCCCCTTCGTGGGCCCGGTACTTGTCGATCGTGGAAGCCTTGTCGAACGCCATCGTCGTAGTATTCTCAGCCGTCTTCAGCGCGTTGTGCACAGCGGTTGTGCTGAACGGTCATGCGCGCAATTGTAGGTAGCACGGTAACTTATCCCAGCCGAACGACGCTGTAAAGGACCCCCGGCTCCCGGTTCGCCCCGGACCGGCCATCCCTCGCCCCCTATCCGCCGCGCGTGCCCGATCGCTACCTGGGACGAACCATCGGAAAGTACCGGGTCACCCGCCTGCTCGGCGCGGGGGCGTATTCGTGGGTCTATGAGGCCGTCGATCAGGATCTGGAGATCCCGGTCGCCCTGAAAGTCCTCCGGCCGGAGTTCGCCGGACAGGACGCCGCCGAGATCCGCTTCAAGCGCGAAGCCGCCACCGCGGCCCGGCTGCGCCACCCGAACATCGTGACCGTCCGCGACGTCGGCCAGGTGGATGGGGCCGCCTTCGTGGCGATGGACCTCCATCCCCTCACGCTCGGCCGGCGCCTGTCGCTCATGGGGCGGCTCCCGGAAACGGAGGTGGTGCGCCTCGGTCTCGGGATCGCCGCCGCGCTCGCCACGGCGCACGCGAGCGGAGTGATCCATCGCGACATCAAGCCCGACAACATCCTCCTCGATGCCGACGGCGAAGCGGTCGTCGCGGACTTCGGCCTCGCGCGGGCCCTCGCCGGTGCGTCCAGCATCAGTGCCACCAATCAGGTGCTCGGGACCCCGCAGTATTTCAGCCCGGAGCAGGCCCGCGGCCTCGAGCTCGACGGGCGGAGTGATCTCTACGCCCTGGGCGTCACGCTCTTCCGGGCGGCCACGGGTAAGCTGCCGTTCGATGGCGAGGACTGGTACGCCGTCGCCCGTCAGCACATCGAGGTCCCCGCCCCGTCGCCGCGATCGGTTGTCCCCGAGCTCACCCCCGAGTTCGACGCGCTCGTGCTGCGGCTGCTCGCCAAGGAGCCCGGCGATCGGTTCGCCAACGCCGTGCAGGCGGTGGACGCGCTCGCGGCGTTGCCCACGGCGCCGGAGCGCAGTGTGAACCTGCCCCGGCTCGCGTCGCACACCATCGAAGCGTTCCGACTCCCCGGCAAGCGGCGCACGAGCTGGGCCGCGGCGCTGGTGCTCGTGCTGCTCCTCGGCCTCGTCGGTTGGCTGCTCACCCGCGGGGGCGTGGGGCTCCCGGTCATCGGCCAACGGGTGGATAGCGCCATGGCGGATACCGCGGCGCCGCAACCGGTGGCGGTGACGCCGATCGACTCGACGCAAACCATCGATTCCGCCCGTGCGGCGGCGGCGCGCCCGACCCTGCCGGCCGGGAC from Gemmatimonadaceae bacterium encodes the following:
- a CDS encoding serine/threonine protein kinase, whose product is MPDRYLGRTIGKYRVTRLLGAGAYSWVYEAVDQDLEIPVALKVLRPEFAGQDAAEIRFKREAATAARLRHPNIVTVRDVGQVDGAAFVAMDLHPLTLGRRLSLMGRLPETEVVRLGLGIAAALATAHASGVIHRDIKPDNILLDADGEAVVADFGLARALAGASSISATNQVLGTPQYFSPEQARGLELDGRSDLYALGVTLFRAATGKLPFDGEDWYAVARQHIEVPAPSPRSVVPELTPEFDALVLRLLAKEPGDRFANAVQAVDALAALPTAPERSVNLPRLASHTIEAFRLPGKRRTSWAAALVLVLLLGLVGWLLTRGGVGLPVIGQRVDSAMADTAAPQPVAVTPIDSTQTIDSARAAAARPTLPAGTRPPRVTPKQVTLELSASDSAELYLNNRQVGTGRFAGDVDLSDRLELHAVVADAPTSCRTARRDTVLSGLKAGEHVAITFAVRGCVPVRYNVQPRDARVLFQSLDGGPNIETRADSAISVLVPIGRYVLRATAPRCIAFSDTIVVQRGGSADAKPLKMFCPQ
- a CDS encoding polyribonucleotide nucleotidyltransferase, translated to MHKIERTFAGRPLVIETGRMAKQAAGSAVVTFGETMVLAAVTVSENQSPLPFFPLTVEYKEKTYAAGKIPGGFIKREGRPHDHEILAARIIDRSIRPLFPEGFKNEVQVFIYVISADQENDADVLALVAASFALNASKIPFLGPIAGVRVGRVQGHWVLNPTFQQLAFSDMELVVAGSQDSIVMVEGGALEVSEEDVLESLRLSHDGIRELIGMQKELLAKVQQPKMAWTKAETPEAVATRVKDAASSVIRAALNQKDKHTRIEAVEKAKKDLAEALVVEFPDNAKDIHSVLGDVEYNELRAQVLDTNLRVDGRKPNEVRAISIDSTVLPRAHGSALFTRGQTQALVAATLGTAKDAQRLDSIKEAGEVTRSFMLHYNFPPFSTGEVRPMRGTSRREIGHGNLAERALQGVLPDFADFPYTIRIVSDVLESNGSSSMASVCGGSLALFDAGVPMKAAVAGVAMGLIKEGKKYAILTDILGTEDHLGDMDFKVAGTKDGITSIQMDIKIEGLDLKIMEEALAQAKEGRLHILGEMDKALAAPRGDLSKYAPRIITVQIPVDKIGELIGPKGKNIRGIQEETGAELTVDDDGTVTIAAVGGESMERAKQMVMAITAEPVVGETYEGTVKTVTAFGAFVEIMPGTEALLHVSEMRWERVEKPEDVCKKGDRVTVKLVDRDERGRLRLSMKALLPKPEGMPEQEERPRREEGGERSDRGDRGGDRGGRGGRGGRDRR
- a CDS encoding insulinase family protein, which produces MATAVVIAVGVVDAVVAIGADASGAVAPSLHRTDLPNGLTVLSEAVPGARSVAFGAWVRAATLHEQASEMGVSHLLEHMVFKGTRSRTAQQIALSLETLGGSLDAYTEREHTSYQARVLDEHLGEAAHVIGELIFAPLLRPEDLALERKVILEEISMVEDTPDDIIFDVHNRAVWGDHPHGFAILGTRETVKALDIPHLQALHARAYHPGRVVVAASGRVDHEQLLDVLDKAGWMAVPKGDMTPFALDPAEAAGAHAEHVKRKDIAQTHVVLGGQGIAHGDPRRYAFALLDMLIGGGMSSRLFQRVREELGLAYSVHTFSSAFADTGTRGVYLASAPESAQEALDAVREVLRDVSQHGLSPEELAAGKRQLRGQLVLSMEGVSSRMYRAAATALYGEPYRGIDELMALVDAITEEQVREIARDFFDPDRQILVSLGPKAVR
- the rpsO gene encoding 30S ribosomal protein S15, whose translation is MAFDKASTIDKYRAHEGDTGSTRVQIAILTERINYLTGHFRTHAKDHHGRRGLRMMIGKRRRLLDYLKRTDVQQYRTLIQDLGIRY